One Amycolatopsis sp. NBC_00355 genomic window carries:
- a CDS encoding SDR family NAD(P)-dependent oxidoreductase — MGRLAGKVAVVFGGARGIGLATVKEFLAEGATVFASDIREPAESLEGYRHSIVDATDEDQVGAFVDGVIAETGRIDVLFNNVGGHLGKPLVDTTLADFDDIFALNVRAAFLGTRAVLPHMLERKAGSIVTTSSNGGVMGRPGDPVYNATKHALVGLTKSIAVAHAHQGIRANTVNPGAIDTDMLRGTLASPEEFETKQHQLVASTPAARVGEAWEVAKAVVFLASDESRFINGVVLPIDGAKAAGAMPGNRYSLDFELGVR; from the coding sequence ATGGGTCGGTTGGCCGGCAAGGTGGCGGTCGTCTTCGGCGGCGCGCGGGGTATCGGCCTCGCCACGGTGAAGGAGTTCCTCGCCGAGGGCGCGACGGTGTTCGCGTCGGACATCCGCGAGCCCGCCGAGTCCCTGGAGGGCTATCGGCACTCCATAGTGGACGCCACCGACGAGGACCAGGTCGGCGCGTTCGTCGACGGCGTCATCGCCGAAACCGGCCGGATCGACGTGCTGTTCAACAACGTCGGCGGCCACCTCGGCAAGCCGCTGGTCGACACGACACTGGCCGACTTCGACGACATCTTCGCGCTCAACGTGCGGGCGGCGTTCCTGGGCACCCGCGCCGTGCTGCCGCACATGCTCGAGCGCAAGGCGGGCAGCATCGTCACGACGTCGTCGAACGGCGGCGTGATGGGCCGCCCCGGCGACCCGGTCTACAACGCCACCAAGCACGCGCTGGTCGGGCTGACGAAGTCGATCGCCGTCGCCCACGCGCACCAGGGCATCCGCGCCAACACGGTGAACCCGGGCGCGATCGACACCGACATGCTGCGCGGCACGCTCGCGTCCCCGGAGGAGTTCGAGACCAAGCAGCACCAGCTCGTCGCGAGCACGCCGGCCGCTCGCGTCGGCGAGGCGTGGGAAGTCGCGAAGGCCGTGGTGTTCCTGGCCAGTGACGAGTCGCGCTTCATCAACGGCGTCGTGCTGCCGATCGACGGCGCGAAGGCCGCGGGGGCGATGCCGGGCAACCGGTACAGCCTCGACTTCGAACTCGGCGTCAGGTAA
- a CDS encoding hydantoinase B/oxoprolinase family protein, with protein sequence MGTDPILVGLFGNRLHSILAEQQNALVNTAFSAVVRESLDLACAVFDSRGEMIGQSVGGTPGHINAMATGMHHFVAAYPPEQLEPGDVLFTNDPWQTAGQINDITVATPVFRAGRLVAWFASCCHAPDIGGRLVSAEAHEVFEEGLRLPILKFLRAGEVNTDLERLIRANVRTPEETIGDLYAQVTGNEVGAASLVRLLDEFGLDTLDDVAAEIMNRSENALRDALRELPDGTYTNKIVTDGFDDEEIVLRVTATVDGDEIHLDFAGSSPQSRRGINVVLNYTRAYASFAVKAAISPEVPHNAGSFRPVHVTAPEGSVLNCRPPAPVASRHLIGHFLPSLLIGALPGAALAPSADALWMTIWRGPGFMLNVFQTGGMGARADKDGLNTTGFPSGLRSTPTEVIETMAPLVQSERVLRVDSGGPGRRRGGLGQVTTMVAHAVDSWSVNGNVDRVRAAASGVDGGGAGSPGRFGLRDGPDLPAKSRVTLAAESVVDVTLPGGGGYGPPRERPVTAVLADVVEGYVSAAAAREVYGVEVRYLGEPDTLVRLPEDYAVDEEQTARLRAGK encoded by the coding sequence ATGGGCACCGACCCGATCCTCGTCGGGCTGTTCGGCAACCGGCTGCACTCGATCCTCGCCGAACAGCAGAACGCGCTGGTCAACACGGCCTTCTCCGCCGTCGTCCGCGAATCGCTCGACCTGGCGTGCGCGGTGTTCGACTCCCGCGGCGAGATGATCGGCCAGTCCGTCGGCGGCACGCCCGGCCACATCAACGCGATGGCCACCGGCATGCACCACTTCGTCGCCGCCTACCCGCCGGAGCAGCTCGAACCCGGTGACGTGCTGTTCACCAACGACCCGTGGCAGACCGCCGGGCAGATCAACGACATCACCGTCGCGACGCCGGTGTTCCGGGCCGGCCGGCTGGTCGCGTGGTTCGCGTCGTGCTGTCACGCGCCCGACATCGGCGGCCGGCTGGTGTCCGCCGAAGCGCACGAGGTCTTCGAGGAAGGCCTCCGGCTGCCGATCCTCAAGTTCCTGCGCGCGGGCGAGGTCAACACCGACCTGGAACGGCTGATCCGCGCCAACGTCCGCACGCCGGAGGAGACCATCGGCGATCTGTACGCGCAGGTCACCGGCAACGAGGTCGGCGCGGCGAGCCTGGTGCGGCTGCTGGACGAGTTCGGGCTCGACACGCTCGACGACGTCGCCGCCGAGATCATGAACCGCTCGGAGAACGCCCTGCGGGACGCGCTGCGGGAGCTACCGGACGGGACCTACACCAACAAAATCGTCACCGACGGCTTCGACGACGAAGAGATCGTCCTGCGTGTCACGGCCACTGTGGACGGTGACGAGATCCACCTCGACTTCGCGGGTTCGTCGCCGCAGAGCCGGCGCGGGATCAACGTCGTCCTGAACTACACCCGGGCGTACGCGTCGTTCGCGGTCAAGGCGGCGATCTCGCCGGAGGTGCCGCACAACGCCGGGTCGTTCCGGCCGGTGCACGTGACCGCGCCCGAGGGGTCGGTGCTGAACTGCCGGCCGCCGGCGCCGGTCGCGTCACGGCACCTGATCGGGCACTTCCTGCCGTCGCTGCTGATCGGCGCGCTGCCCGGCGCGGCGCTCGCGCCGAGCGCGGACGCGCTGTGGATGACCATCTGGCGCGGCCCCGGGTTCATGCTCAACGTCTTCCAGACCGGCGGCATGGGCGCGCGGGCGGACAAGGACGGCCTGAACACCACGGGTTTCCCGAGCGGTCTGCGCTCGACGCCGACCGAGGTCATCGAGACCATGGCGCCGCTCGTGCAGTCCGAACGGGTGCTGCGGGTGGATTCCGGCGGCCCCGGGCGCCGGCGCGGCGGCCTCGGACAGGTGACCACGATGGTGGCACACGCCGTGGATTCCTGGAGTGTCAACGGGAACGTCGACCGCGTGCGGGCGGCGGCGTCCGGTGTGGACGGTGGCGGTGCGGGCTCACCCGGACGGTTCGGCTTGCGCGACGGGCCCGATCTGCCGGCGAAGAGCCGCGTTACCCTCGCCGCGGAGTCCGTTGTGGACGTCACGCTCCCCGGCGGTGGCGGTTACGGGCCGCCGCGCGAACGGCCGGTGACGGCCGTGCTCGCGGACGTCGTCGAAGGGTACGTCTCGGCGGCGGCGGCGCGTGAGGTGTACGGCGTCGAAGTGCGGTACCTCGGGGAACCGGACACACTCGTCCGGCTGCCGGAGGACTACGCGGTGGACGAAGAGCAGACAGCACGACTGAGAGCGGGTAAGTGA
- a CDS encoding hydantoinase/oxoprolinase family protein — protein MRIGVDIGGTFTDLCAVDGAGIVAVGKVLTTHDEPARAVEEGLAALFADAGIAAGDVEQVVHGTTLVTNALIERKGSRTALLGTAGFRDVLEMRREHRYELYDLLIELPEPLVPRHLRFDVPERILADGSVHIGLDEAYVARLGRELAGRGIDAVAICFLHAFTNPAHERRAAEVLADVAPGLRVALSSEVVPEIREFERASTTVANVYVQDLTERYLRDLELRLRRLGVAGAPHIMLSNGGLATVDTAARHPIRILESGPAGGALAAAAIGPADLLAFDMGGTTAKLCLIAGGAPLVTHQFEVDRKYRLLPGSGLPVQVPVVDMIEIGVGGGSIARIDALGLLTVGPDSAGSEPGPACYARGGSEPTVTDADLVLGYLDAGYFLGGDMGLDREAARTAIRERIAEPLGVSVEEAAWGIHTSVNEDMANAARVHAVERGQDPARLPMYTFGGAGPVHGVGVARALGAPSVVAPPAAGVLSAAGFLTAPLAFDFVRSARAAVLDLSWDQVDALFAEMEAEGAALLAKSGVDGVTHRRIAEMRYAGQGYEIRVPVHDGSWPDTLIDEFTRTYRALYRRSGPDVGVEVLNWRVVSSGPAPDVSLRLAGRETSGAARKGTRKAYFPAAGGFVDTAVFDRYRLEPGVRVDGPAIVEERESTVVVPPGAHCVVREDAALEVTA, from the coding sequence ATGAGGATCGGTGTCGACATCGGCGGCACGTTCACCGATCTCTGCGCGGTGGACGGCGCCGGGATCGTCGCCGTCGGCAAGGTGCTGACCACGCACGACGAGCCGGCCCGCGCGGTCGAGGAGGGCCTGGCCGCGCTCTTCGCCGACGCCGGGATCGCCGCCGGCGACGTCGAGCAGGTCGTGCACGGGACGACGCTCGTGACGAACGCGCTGATCGAGCGCAAGGGCTCGCGCACCGCGCTGCTCGGGACCGCCGGGTTCCGCGACGTCCTGGAAATGCGGCGCGAACACCGGTACGAGCTGTACGACCTGCTCATCGAACTGCCCGAGCCGCTGGTCCCGCGGCACCTGCGCTTCGACGTCCCGGAGCGGATCCTCGCCGACGGTTCCGTCCACATCGGACTCGACGAGGCGTACGTCGCCCGGCTCGGCCGCGAGCTGGCCGGCCGGGGGATCGACGCCGTCGCGATCTGCTTCCTGCACGCGTTCACCAACCCGGCCCACGAGCGGCGTGCGGCCGAGGTCCTCGCCGACGTCGCGCCCGGCCTGCGGGTCGCGCTGTCGTCGGAGGTCGTGCCCGAGATCCGCGAGTTCGAGCGCGCGTCGACCACGGTCGCGAACGTCTACGTCCAGGACCTCACCGAGCGGTACCTGCGCGATCTCGAACTCCGGCTGCGCCGGCTCGGTGTCGCCGGCGCGCCGCACATCATGCTGTCCAACGGCGGTCTGGCCACTGTGGACACCGCGGCCCGGCACCCGATCCGGATCCTCGAATCCGGCCCGGCCGGGGGTGCGCTGGCGGCGGCCGCGATCGGCCCGGCGGACCTGCTGGCTTTCGACATGGGCGGCACGACGGCGAAACTCTGCCTGATCGCCGGCGGCGCGCCGCTGGTGACGCACCAGTTCGAAGTGGACCGGAAGTACCGGCTGCTGCCCGGCTCCGGGCTGCCGGTGCAGGTGCCGGTCGTCGACATGATCGAGATCGGTGTCGGCGGCGGGTCGATCGCCCGGATCGACGCGCTGGGGTTGCTGACCGTCGGCCCCGACTCGGCCGGCTCCGAACCCGGCCCGGCCTGCTACGCCCGCGGCGGCAGCGAGCCCACGGTCACCGACGCCGACCTGGTGCTCGGCTACCTCGACGCGGGGTACTTCCTCGGCGGCGACATGGGCCTGGATCGAGAGGCCGCGCGGACGGCCATCCGCGAGCGCATCGCCGAGCCGCTCGGCGTCAGCGTCGAAGAGGCCGCGTGGGGCATCCACACGAGTGTCAACGAGGACATGGCGAACGCCGCGCGCGTGCACGCCGTCGAACGCGGCCAGGATCCCGCGCGGCTGCCGATGTACACCTTCGGCGGCGCGGGCCCGGTGCACGGCGTGGGGGTCGCCCGCGCGCTAGGGGCGCCATCGGTCGTCGCGCCGCCGGCCGCGGGGGTGCTCAGCGCGGCCGGGTTCCTGACCGCGCCGCTGGCGTTCGACTTCGTCCGGTCGGCCCGCGCGGCCGTGCTCGATCTGTCGTGGGACCAGGTCGACGCCCTGTTCGCCGAGATGGAGGCCGAAGGCGCGGCGCTGCTCGCAAAGTCTGGTGTGGACGGTGTGACGCACCGGCGGATCGCCGAAATGCGTTATGCCGGACAGGGTTACGAGATCCGCGTCCCGGTCCACGACGGCAGCTGGCCGGACACCCTGATCGACGAGTTCACGCGCACCTACCGCGCGCTGTACCGGCGCTCCGGGCCCGACGTCGGCGTCGAGGTGCTGAACTGGCGGGTCGTCTCCAGCGGTCCAGCTCCGGACGTCAGCCTCCGGCTGGCCGGGCGTGAGACGTCCGGTGCCGCACGCAAGGGCACCCGCAAGGCCTACTTCCCGGCGGCGGGCGGCTTTGTCGACACGGCTGTGTTCGACCGGTACCGGCTCGAACCCGGTGTCCGGGTCGACGGACCGGCCATCGTGGAGGAACGCGAGTCCACTGTGGTCGTCCCACCAGGCGCGCACTGCGTCGTTCGCGAGGACGCCGCGCTGGAGGTGACGGCGTGA